One stretch of Archocentrus centrarchus isolate MPI-CPG fArcCen1 chromosome 5, fArcCen1, whole genome shotgun sequence DNA includes these proteins:
- the pnp4a gene encoding purine nucleoside phosphorylase 4a produces the protein MHSKDQISHDEYQKTADWLMSQTKHRPQVAIICGSGLGMLADTLKCQDSFAYSDIPGFPQSTVQGHAGRLVFGELKGKTCVCMQGRFHMYEGHSLCKTTFPIRVFKLLGVETLIVTNAAGSLADGFQPGDIMIIKDHINFPGLVGLNPLCGLNDDKFGPRFPAMSGCYDKGLRCLAAEIAKELGVAGFLQEGVYAMVGGPNFETIAEARLLHRLGVDAVGMSTAPEVVVAAHCGLRVFGLSLITNKVVKSYEDTESVNHEGVLEVGRLRSQSVQQLVTELVGRMEINNNDNINKSV, from the exons ATGCACAGCAAAGACCAGATCAG TCATGATGAATACCAAAAGACAGCTGACTGGCTGATGTCTCAGACAAAGCATCGTCCCCAGGTAGCAATCATCTGTGGATCTGGACTGGGCATGCTCGCTGACACCCTGAAGTGTCAAGACTCCTTTGCTTATTCTGACATCCCGGGCTTCCCTCAGAGCACAG tgcAGGGTCATGCAGGTCGGCTTGTTTTTGGGGAGCTGAAGGGGAAGACGTGCGTGTGCATGCAGGGTCGCTTCCACATGTATGAAGGACACTCCCTCTGCAAG ACAACGTTTCCCATTCGAGTCTTCAAGCTGCTCGGGGTGGAGACCCTGATTGTCACAAATGCTGCTGGCTCACTGGCTGATGGCTTCCAGCCTGGAGACATCATGATCATCAAAGATCACATCAACTTCCCTGGATTGGTTGGTCTGAACCCGCTGTGCGGACTCAACGATGACAA GTTTGGGCCTCGCTTCCCAGCCATGTCAGGTTGCTATGACAAAGGTCTGCGTTGCCTTGCTGCGGAGATCGCCAAGGAGCTGGGTGTGGCCGGCTTCCTGCAGGAGGGCGTGTACGCCATGGTGGGAGGTCCCAACTTTGAAACCATCGCTGAGGCCAGACTGCTGCATCGGCTTGGTGTGGATGCTGTTG gtatgaGCACAGCTCCCGAGGTGGTCGTGGCAGCTCACTGTGGTCTGAGAGTCTTTGGCCTCTCCCTGATCACCAACAAG GTGGTGAAGAGTTACGAGGACACGGAAAGCGTGAACCACGAGGGCGTCCTGGAGGTCGGCCGGCTACGCTCTCAGAGCGTGCAGCAGCTGGTGACCGAGCTGGTCGGCAGGATGGAGATCAATAACAATGACAACATTAATAAATCTGTCTGa
- the LOC115779984 gene encoding uncharacterized protein LOC115779984, translating into MIKNKQSQKPNNTSQLSRVHHKAAACLKDTSMAMKEQVAFYLFCVSLAVLVLALIILLFLCWILKQNRNRNFTELQISAGQPSCKLTIRTKPDHADQLLDHLLDRVFLQVDAGLVSGEDFLEEAGPQTGGEFMEEVRLEPEQELREECGPYPAASASTSPPRRAVTALHNGLRQWFLKSAPHQTAPRQTSPVDQTDNVCAQQSNEFQLASLSSACSASSEEDEQHDEAEDQKHKDLPSSER; encoded by the exons ATGATCAAAAACAAGCAATCGCAGAAGCCCAACAACACAAGCCAG TTGTCTCGTGTGCATCACAAAGCTGCTGCCTGCCTAAAAGATACCAGCATGGCAATGAAGGAGCAGGTGGCCTTTTACCTCTTCTGTGTGTCCCTGGCAGTTCTGGTGCTGGCTCTGATCATTCTCCTGTTTCTCTGCTGGATCctcaaacagaacagaaacag AAACTTCACCGAACTGCAGATCTCAGCGGGACAACCTAGTTGCAAACTGACCATCAGAACCAAGCCAGACCACGCGGACCAGCTCCTGGACCACCTGCTGGACAGAGTCTTTCTCCAAGTGGATGCTGGACTAGTATCTGGAGAAGACTTCCTGGAGGAAGCTGGACCACAAACTGGAGGAGAATTCATGGAGGAAGTTAGATTGGAACCCGAGCAGGAGCTTAGAGAAGAATGTGGACCATACCCAGCAGCTTCAGCATCTACCTCTCCGCCTCGCAGAG CTGTGACTGCTCTTCACAACGGACTACGGCAGTGGTTCCTCAAGTCTGCTCCTCATCAAA CTGCTCCCCGTCAAACATCACCTGTGGATCAAACCGACAACGTGTGCGCTCAGCAGTCCAATGAATTCCAGCTCGCCTCTCTCTCATCTGCATGCAGTGCATCTTCAGAGGAAGACGAGCAACACGATGAGGCAGAAgatcagaaacacaaagacttaCCAAGTTCTGAAAGATGA
- the rem1 gene encoding GTP-binding protein REM 1: MTLNTQREKEPLRRRGSTPVHPLYQQPSWPRDPWIPSSTQPDPEQPRPQRSHPPLGQSASYHPGDKSLHYRAQWSSDSDDDSQSDSDCVYRVVLLGDHGVGKTSLAGIFAGITDKDEQPGEDIYERTLTVDGEETTLIVMDNWENDKMEGEDGPSHNECLKVGSAYVIVYSVTDRSSFDSAAELRITLRRTRQAENLPIILVGNKSDLVRSREVAVEEGRACAVVFDCKFIETSASLQHNVTELFEGVVRQIRLRRDSSETIQRRRSIYKRKESLTRKARRFLDRLVARNNQRMAVKVRSKSCHDLAVL, translated from the exons ATGACCCTCAACACCCAGAGAGAGAAGGAGCCCCTCCGGAGGCGAGGCAGCACACCAGTTCATCCACTCTACCAGCAACCATCCTGGCCTCGGGACCCTTGGATCCCCAGCAGCACCCAGCCTGACCCAGAGCAGCCCCGTCCCCAGCGCAGCCACCCACCTCTGGGACAGTCAGCGTCCTACCACCCTGGAGACAAGTCCCTCCACTATCGCGCCCAGTGGAGTTCAGACTCAGATGATGACTCACAGAGTGATTCGGACTGTGTTTACAGAGTGGTGCTGCTTGGTGATCACGGAGTCGGAAAGACTAGCCTCGCAGGAATCTTTGCCGGGATCACAGACAAGGATGAACAACCTGGAG AAGACATATATGAGAGGACACTGACTGTAGATGGAGAGGAAACCACACTCATCGTCATGGATAACTGGGAGAATGACAAAATG GAGGGGGAGGACGGGCCCTCTCACAATGAATGTCTGAAGGTGGGGAGTGCTTATGTCATCGTCTACTCGGTCACCGACCGCTCAAGCTTTGATTCTGCTGCTGAGCTCCGCATCACACTGCGACGCACCCGCCAGGCCGAGAACCTTCCCATCATCCTTGTGGGAAACAAGAGCGACTTAGTCCGGTCCAGAGAAGTTGCTGTGGAAG AGGGCCGAGCGTGTGCGGTCGTGTTTGACTGCAAATTCATTGAGACGTCAGCGTCGCTTCAGCACAATGTGACTGAGCTTTTTGAGGGTGTAGTCCGGCAGATCCGCCTTCGTCGGGACAGCAGCGAGACCATTCAACGCAGACGCTCCATCTATAAACGGAAAGAGAGCCTCACCCGTAAGGCCCGGCGCTTCCTGGACCGACTGGTGGCACGCAACAACCAGCGCATGGCGGTGAAAGTGCGGTCCAAGAGCTGCCACGACTTGGCCGTTCTCTGA